The Vitis vinifera cultivar Pinot Noir 40024 chromosome 1, ASM3070453v1 DNA segment ACTCTGCTTCCACATCGTCTTCATCTGTTCGAGTTGACTTGACAATTTTATGGCAATTGGAGCATGAATGGATGAACATAGCATCCGATGGGGCTGCATCTATTATCAGCAGATGTGTTGTTCATAGCTTGGCTTTACGACTGCCCTTATTTGATTATCAGGTCTTCATGTCCGACCACACCTCTCAACAAATGTTGTCTGGCGCGTTGTTGTCTATGGGAGTGGACCCATATTTACATGATAGCATAATTGTCAACATAGTTGCGTATGCACGAAGCATCCGAAACTTGGTATCCCACATGGCTGCGGGCATGGTATTTCCACTACGGGCTAGAATAAGATTGGTAACTATGCATGTTCGCAATGAGCGGGTGCTGATTGATTTGGCTACTAGGGAATCAATGATAGAAAATGAGGGCAGAGGAAAGGGGATGCTTCCGGCTACTGATATCTCAATCAAGGCACTCAAGACGGAGACAATATTAGAGGGTGAAAGCTGTATGATATGTTTGGAAGAGTTGAGCGGTGGGTCAGAAGTGATACTCATGCCATGTTCTCATGTCTTTCATGGTTCATGTATAATAAGGTGGCTGAAGCAGAGCCATGTATGCCCCATCTGTCGCTTTGAGATGCCTACTTGCAGTCAGTAATGCAGATAATTAGATAGTTGGAcactttttttcttgtaggttACAATATTGTAAGAATAATGCAAAATTAGTAATTTGATATTAGTTGGATTGTAGTCTTTTTGAATTacaatatatcaaatttgaTATTTGGTTGAAGAAGTCGGAGATGGCCTACAGAATATTAAGACATATATATCTTGGAGTTTTAAATATTAGTGGATTCTTTTAATTTacacttatttttttcaatttaataaacaaaCTTTAGTATATATACCATATACCTGACCATCTTGATTCGATAATTATTTATTGactctttttaaaaatcaaaatttaaaggtttaaaagtattttttttttaatatttgaaaatatttttagttaggAATGGGTGAAATGgctaaattatcttttaaatatttaaataatttttgaattaatacTTTGTAAGTGCTTCtcccaaaaaatcaaatttatatcatGCATCTCACcattaaaaatactatcaatttattattattaatttacaaACAAAGAATAACCCtcctttgaaaaaatatatatttatgatataaaaGGAAATGTCACATACAAAAAAATGAAGTCGTTGTTTGATaactactttttaaaataattttaaaaaatgatttttaagaacagatttttaaaattattctctaatattttgtaaaataaaaatttgtttaaaaacatgaaatatttttaacatattttaatatatttaaaaataatttttatgtttagagTTTTAATATTAATCATTACACacgtttgtataattattatttaaaaaaataagtgaaagcaattaaaagatgttatctaaaaatattttatttcctatttttgataatataaaacaCAAAATAGTAAACAGTTTTTTGGTTGTTCAATCgtgtttttcagttttttttcttaaattgattttagattcaattttatttttaaatttaagcctaattacatttaaattttgggccactcataatatatatatactccaaAATTGgtcttaggattttttttaaccaaaagtTTCAGGCTTTCTAGCCCATACACTCCTGTATGtatacttattatttttttaataaaccgAAGAtagaattgaaaagaaaaatcaacatttttagaGGAAAgtcagaatttaaaaaaaatagaaagtcaggattttaagagagagagaatcagagttttaagaatagaaatgTTTTAGAGAAGATAGGAGAAAgtcagaattttaaaaaaaatagaaagtcaggattttaagagagagagaatcagagttttaagaatagaaatgTTTTAGAGAAGATAGGAGAAAGtcagaatttttaaaaaatagaaagtcaggattttaagagagagagaatcaGAGTTTTAAGAATAGAACTGTTTTAGAGAAGATAGGagatttttgtttgaagagaGGTCTCTCTTTCGTCCAGGGAGTCCGGCCCCCcttccctcttcttcttcttttcccctCTGCTGCTTATTTGTTTCGTTCGTTTCTTTTCTGGCTTTAATTCTTTCCCTTTTCTGCTCCCTCCATCTTCACATCACCCTCCACACACCGCCGGCGTCACCTCCCCCATACTCTCACAGCCACCGCCGCCAACCATCAAGCCTCACCACAGGTCCTACCATCtggtttttgctttctttttggattttaagaattttaatttttttttaaatcgtaccttcaaaaaatgattttgactttaattttagatttttagaaatCATCTCGATTTTTgcttataatttctttttttagaaaataaaatcaatttttcaagagACAATGACTTTAATTTGGTTATGAGGCAACTTTCATTTCCTTAGTTGACAAAAATTAtgatagatttgaaaatattttctacacaatcatattttacaaattattttctattatctaccatataattaccaaaaaccATGAAAATCTCAAGTCTAAACTCAATTATTGGTATACAAGATATAACTGTTTTTTACATTGTAAATTAGTTTCCtttgtaacaatttttttatagtccaaaatttttgttttaattatttttatctcattCCATATGTAactcaatttattattttatacattttttttatgatgggTTTATATTGATAAGATTCgaagatttgaagattttttttggtagttatgattttggaaagataattaagtcaatttacaaaataactaATGAAATTAACAATTGTCTCTTGTGATATTATCTAAATTCTAATTGTCAATCCacttttaatttagttatgatataatatttacattaacatatcatatataatttttcaattaaaacctctattactccaaaaaaaaaattcaaattattaattcaattaataaatttcatgaaaaacttttagattttttttactgcaaaattactaaaattattaaaagttttaattattttttaattttcttcaaaacgTTTCTATTGataagatttaaaaattttaagatctcAAGATTTTGATTGTAGTTatgattttggaaagataaataaGTCAATTTACAAACAAacctttttatatttaacaacttttgaaattagaaatttattatattttgaaatatttgtctTGTAATATATAAGATAAGATTTGATTTAGAATGTTATTTGATATAAAGTACAAATACccgtatttaaaaacttacaaaTACCAAGATTTAGAAACTTACTGGAGTAagagaggtatatatatatacatagttAAACACTACATTCCATACTCAATTTTGAACGTCTTTCGATTCATCTCTTGGCATAACATCAAGATTTTTGTGTCGTCTTCTCAATTTTCCTTCCAGGTCATAGCTTGGCTTTACGACTGCCCTTATTTGATTATCAGGTCTTCATGTCCGACCACACCTCTCACCAAATGTTGTCTGGCACGTTGTTGTCTATGGGAGTGGACCCATATTTACATGATAGCATAATTGTCAACATAGTTGCGTATGCACGAAGCATCCGAAACTTGGTATCCCACATGGCTGCGGGCATGGTATTTCCACTACGGGCTAGAATAAGATTGGTAACTATGCATGTTCGCAATGAGCGGGTGCTGATTGATTTGGCTACTAGGGAATCAATGATAGAAAATGAGGGCAGAGGAAACGGGATGATTCCGGCTACTGATATCTCAATCAAGGCACTTAAGACGGGGACAATATTAGAGGGTGAAAGCTGTATGATATGTTTGGAAGAGTTGAGCGGTGGGTCGGAAGTGACAGTCATGCCATGTTCTCATATCTTTCATGGTTCATGTATAATAAGGTGGCTGAAGCAGAGCCATGTATGCCCCATCTGTCGCTTTGAGATGCCTACTTGCAGTCAGTAATGCAGATAATTAGATCTTTgggttgtattttttttttttcttgggaaatTCGAAAACACAAATCAGTTCTTTAACATGTTGATGTAATGTTTAAATTGTTGAAGCATTTTTACTGTTAACGGAGAATTTATTCCCTAGGATCTTGCAGTTCTTTTCTGTTGATGTTCCCATTATCCTCTGTTTAtggaaataaagataaaatgtCAGTTTTTCAATAccaaggttatgtttgatttcggaaaatacaaaatataaagaaaaataatttttttaatgtttgattgTTCTATAAacaattccaaaaaagaaaatcaatataattaaaacaagttaaaaacttattcatttttaaattatttaatctttatatcgataagttaaaataagtaaaaatgaattcgaaataacaaatataaataatttatcgatttttaatctatattttattttccttcattttttctttctttatattttttttccttgtattttttatcctatacattttctctcaaattttttgagaactaaacataaccattggtaaaaaaaaggtttttttgattttttttaaacaaaattatcaaaaacctttagactatatttggttatccgaaattttgagagaaaatgtgagggaaagaaacTAGAAGggaaaagtggaagaaaagaaaaaataaagaaaaataaaaaaataaatttaaaattaataaattatttttatatatttcttcaaattcatttccttAGTTCCtttattgtataaatattaaGACTATATTTGGTTTCCGGAAAatattaagggaaaaaaaatgttaattctcatatttggtttccccataaaattttttaagaaaaattaaatataattaaaattagttagaaactatttcatctttatataatagaggaAACCAAGTGAACTGAGTTCGaagaaagatataaaaataatttattgattttaaatgtattttttttatttttctttacttattttttctctttattttctttccctcaaattttccaggaactaaacataatctaaataattttaaaatgtataaatttctatctaattttaattatatttaattttcttttaaaaaaattatgatgaaaccaaatatgagaaaactatttttcttaacattttttttctttccttaatacttttcgaaaatcaaacataaccttaaagaaattttagatgaaatttaaaaacataaaacaagaaattttactaaaaaatttcaataattctagtaattttgggtaacaaaataaatcttaaaaagttataaacatTCAATAATTTCCttgattaataaaatttgattttttctatttatacacAATTTAAGTCATTTGGTAgtcaataattaataattcaaagtATAGTTATATCATCGTCTACattaagggggtgtttggtacatggGAATAGGGAGTGAGAATAGACattcataatataaaataacttaaatttactattttaccctcttatctcATTCTTCAAGCCTGATGTTTATCCTTTTTGCAAAGCTAGAGACCCATTCATCATCAACTTCTATGCAACAAGTGATTCTCCCAAACTGAATCAATCAAACCTTCCAcgacatttagaaaaaaaaaattcaatttctaatttaaatattatcatTTCGGATAGATACTTattgaaaattagaatgaaatttgaattcttttattttctcttttgaaaataggaaaaacatttgctagctttgagaattgaaatattataataagtATAGTCCTGCGTTTACCGGCATGCTTCAATGAGCAAGAGCAAGagcaaatttaattttaaggtAAGAGTCAATGGACCACGCACAACAAGTGAATGAACCCAATGGTCAAGACCCTCTCAGTCACAAAACGCTGATTCTTTTATATCCAATTAATGTCTTTACCATCAAAATAGAAGATACAAAGTACAAACCAAACCCGCAAGGGATTTTGATAGAAGTACGgtccttataaaaataatttttaaaaataaagtacattGAAAAATATTACCAATTTTAGGGCAATTTGCGCCAATGTGACAGAGATCATGGTTGAAAAGTTATTACACTGCTTTGGAAGGtcctttttagaaaaaaaaaaaaaaattagatgaggcaaaaattaatttttataaaaggtgTTTACttagaagccaccttataacaaaaatttaattttttttatttaaatttacaattaaaataaaatttgtgaaagttatttcttcaagagacaattttaaatatgataaaaacattttttttattttttatggaaagtgttttttcaaaacatacctctaataaaaattcaatatttttattttaatgtatgacttaaatgaaaatgatgaaagttATTTCCTCCAAAGATAACTTTTAATggaacaaaaatatttttttataaaagattgaaggagtttttcaaaaaacatttttaataaaaattcaattttttattttattatatgattgaactaaaaatgaaaattataaaagttgTCTTTTCAAGAAACTAACTTAgaatcaatgttttcaaaatccaaGCGAAAAAGTTATCGATTCATTAGTCGGATCGGCGGTCAAATCACGGTTGAATcagtgacgtcataaatatacaatttataaattattaaaatttaaaataattataaaaataaaaataataatttatatattatttaaaaatcagaaaattaatttcaaaattgaaattaaaatcataattttaatttaaaattttaatatttatttttaaataaaaaactttttttaaaataaaaaatttatttaaaattgtaatgtttttaattttaccaTTAAATCATATCTCATACTATCCATGTAAACCCATATAAAAGACATTAAATCATATATCATACCATCCatataaaagacattttttacTTCATCAATTTGAACTCAAaatccatataaaaaaattgtaatgttGATGTGAAgactaataaataaacaaaaaaagaaaaatttataaaaatggaatattaaacataatatcataataataataataataataaagtcatTAAAATTATGAAGGCGCATAGTGCACAATCAGGTTTTCCGAAGGGGCGCTTTATTAATCGTCCGGGAGGGCAGGTTTGCGGCGCTAGGAGGGGGCTTTGCAACGGGGGTGGAAGAAGGGGGGGGGATTGTTGCAGCGGGTTCGAGGGGACCGGGGGTTTGTGGCACCGAGAGGGGGCTTTGCAGCAAGAGGATGATTACATCAGTGTAATGGTCGAGAAGACCGCCAGTGGGAGCTGGCGTCGGTGTCGCGACACGTTGGGGACGACAGCTTCTTCACCTTTGGTGCAAATGGAGGAGGGATGAAGGTGTTTTTATAGCCTCCAAAACGGCATCGTTTtgatactataaaaaaattttttaaaaaaataattgaaccGTTTGGTTCGAATGGAACCGGTCGATTCATTAGTAGGACCGTTGATTCAACTGGTTTGATTCCGATTCAACCTATTTTCGGCCCAATTAACTGGGTCAAAATTGTGACAGGCCAATccgatccgatttttaaaatcatgCTTAGAATATTgacaaaatttacttttcatggaaagtgttttttttatatcgcctgaccgatatttctccatgaaatattGTGTCGGTATCCTTCGATACacgatatttcggcgatatatcgcgacattttcttccttgtttGTACATTaggttatatgattttttatagttaattttttatttattgagtatatatattttttagtcttattatttaataacaaaaaactctcaaaatttatttatttttaaataaaaaaatttattttaaattatatggaagaatattattgtaaatttatttatttttcattttcattcctattattatcaaacattggaatggaaacaaataattatttcaatcttgcattcctaagttcatccaaatgttagaaattgaatcattaaattcatttctttccactaagaaataggaatggaaacaaaatgtttatttttatttcatattccGACATACCAAACACCCTCTAAAACTACATACAAATTGCTTGAACGTCAACAGTTTAAtaaccattatatatatatatatatatatatataatttaatacaattaaatattCCAATTGAAAATAAGCACTTATTTAATTGaatctcaaaaataatttttgtaaattttaaaattgaaatcaaagaaaCCCATTACTGAGAAACTAATCAAACAGTGTTGTTTGAGTTAAcctctagtattttatttttgaaaacataaattgatgataacttttatataaatttcataaacttCTCTACCACAGTTCTAAGTGGATAGGATATACTATATAAGGAATAGCATTGAACTTGATTATTACAATTGCtcaagatatcatttttttagtttctaaataaatttcataaacttCTCTACCATAGTTCTAAGGGGATAGGATATACTATATAAGGAATAACATTGAACATGATTATTACAATTGCTCAAGAtaccatttttttagtttctaagATCTATTTCTTAGTTTAAGATTCCTCTTAGTAACTGGAATTGAAGAATTATTATATCAGTTCTACCAAAATGAGAATAGGTTAAGGTTATGAACTTATTACTTATAATTTGATGATCGGGTTCGATTCATTTTCTAGATTGGAATTCTTAAAAGAGGTTTATGGGATCATATGGATGAaaagataatgatttttaaatgttatttacaaaaattgaagaattaaaaaaattattatcttaaattttaaaaaattttaaaataatttttaaagacataaaataactacctacattttatataagaattattgtaattttttattgttattttttttatttaaaaaaaggatGTGCATTCgaataaacattaaaatatcaaataataaatcacaaaatatttaattttattaaaaaataatatgaaaacaaaaaattacacatacaatgaaaaaaatgaaaaaagaagaagagagaataGGGATTGTAtgagaaaagtaaaaataaaaagaggaatTTTTCGACACCCACCTTGGTGGCTTTTCATCAAGTCTACAAGAGTTATTGGGGAATTATTGGATTCTATGTGAGTATGTGACGTACAAAGGCATGCTTATTTTGATCCTTCGTGTTCTTGAATTTCATTTCGAAAGGTAGGTTCTGTCTTGTATAAAGTAAGTGGTTCTTGTAGCTGTTGGATTTTGCTTAAGATAGAAAGTAGATTGCCAACATTGCAATCCATTTTTTGGTCTGTTGTTGGCTATAGCTTTAAAACAATTGTCATGGTAGTTGGAAAGTCTAATGTGTTGGTTTGCCTTTTCGCTGAACCCTTTGCTTTAGAAAGAGAAAAACTCATGTTGTTTCCAATTTAACATACATCCCAATTCCAAACACAAGAATGTGGGTGTCGTTGGAGGGCAATAATTTCAAGGTGTTTCATGGTCTACTTGTGAGAAGAGGGAGACCTAAACTATAAAAGGTGGTTATTAAATTGTGGGGGAGCGAAGCTTTGATGAAGAGGAATTGTTGGAAGAGGGAGACCCAAACTATAAAAGGTGGTTATTAAATCGTGGGGTAGCGAAGCTTTGATGAAGAGGAATGCTTTAGCATATGCCTCGAGGAGATGGGAAAGGGATCATTGGTGACTCACATACCTTGTTTGCATGTATTCCATCAAGCATGTGTTTCTAAATGGTTGATGAATAGCCGCCCCACATGTCCCGCTTGCCGCTTTCAAGTCTTGGCTACAACTTAAATTgcttacttttttatttttttatttattttatttatatatatgtactaTCTTTATATCTAAAAGTAATATAAACTTCAAATGAttcactaaattaaaaaaataagtatgaaggaatataataataatattcaaaactaCAAGATGTGTCTTTCTATAGGCTATTGAGGCTCTCGGGTAAGACCAAATTTGATATTACAAATGATTAATTATGTTTTTGAATTTTCACATGAATGCAAATTTCAAAAAGGTTATTTGACTAAAGGGGTTAAAATAATATCTGTATTTGCAAAAgtacctttaaaaaaaaaaaaaaaaaaaagcctttaggacaaaaatacccctttctttttgtttttctccaacGTGAATTTTCTTCTACTTCATTCTCTTTCAAATGTAGAGAATCAGAACCTAGAAAACTTCTCATGTCTCATTCCCTCTCTAAGAAACCGTTCATTTCTCATTCACTCTCTTGATTTAgatttatgtttcttggttttttttttttttttttttttttgtgtaaagtTATTTCATGTTCTACCTCCAAGTAGGAAGCAAAAAACGAGTTCATTGGAGACTGATAATGCAAAGAGGTTTACAATGAAGGCCAGAAAGCAATGATCCCAATTACCTAATGGAGAAAATCATGGTCAACAAGTTTGTTGTGAAGTTCCTT contains these protein-coding regions:
- the LOC132252631 gene encoding RING-H2 finger protein ATL77-like; this encodes METTHRCKHLVTKLWIPDYDPDGYSASTSSSSVRVDLTILWQLEHEWMNIASDGAASIISRCVVHSLALRLPLFDYQVFMSDHTSQQMLSGALLSMGVDPYLHDSIIVNIVAYARSIRNLVSHMAAGMVFPLRARIRLVTMHVRNERVLIDLATRESMIENEGRGKGMLPATDISIKALKTETILEGESCMICLEELSGGSEVILMPCSHVFHGSCIIRWLKQSHVCPICRFEMPTCSQ